A window of the Deltaproteobacteria bacterium genome harbors these coding sequences:
- a CDS encoding heme-copper oxidase subunit III, translating into MQTGLLAMRRHVVPLPPADAPPVSNTRLAMIVLITGESMLFAGLIGMYLVFRLSARTWPPPDQPRLPLGLTALNSAVLLASAFPLTRALGAMRRGEAADGVARRVELTALLGTVFLAIQGAEWARLVRHGLTLGSGTYGGSFYVLIGCHALHVLAAVTWLAVVAVLARRGAFTRVRHAALEMCALYWYFVCGLWAVLFPLVYLY; encoded by the coding sequence ATGCAGACGGGACTCCTCGCCATGCGCCGCCACGTCGTCCCGCTCCCCCCGGCGGACGCTCCGCCGGTCAGCAACACGCGCCTCGCCATGATCGTCCTGATCACCGGCGAATCGATGCTCTTCGCGGGGCTGATCGGCATGTACCTCGTGTTCCGGCTCTCGGCCCGCACCTGGCCGCCCCCCGATCAGCCGCGCCTGCCGCTCGGCCTGACGGCGCTCAACAGCGCGGTGCTCCTGGCGAGCGCCTTCCCCCTCACCCGCGCGCTCGGCGCGATGCGCCGGGGCGAGGCGGCGGACGGGGTAGCCCGGCGGGTGGAGCTGACCGCGCTCCTCGGCACGGTGTTCCTCGCCATTCAGGGCGCCGAGTGGGCGCGCCTCGTGCGCCACGGCCTGACGCTCGGGAGCGGGACGTACGGCGGGTCGTTCTACGTGCTGATCGGCTGCCACGCGCTCCACGTCCTCGCCGCGGTCACGTGGCTCGCCGTCGTCGCCGTCCTCGCGCGCCGCGGTGCCTTCACCAGGGTGCGCCATGCGGCGCTGGAGATGTGCGCGCTCTACTGGTATTTCGTGTGCGGACTGTGGGCGGTGCTATTTCCTCTCGTCTACCTCTATTGA
- a CDS encoding cytochrome c oxidase subunit I, producing the protein MSEAVIPHAEPGAVIGHEVGFIRHYVFSTDHKMIGKQFLTLGLFGLLMGGVLAMLVRWELAFPETPVPGLSWVPEPLMFGGVIPPDTYNAFFTMHATIMIFFAVMPIMVGCFGNFLIPLMIGARDMAFPVLNMLSFWVGATSAVIMFSSFFVPGGAAASGWTSYAPLSAVPSYTGVIWGQHLWCISLIVLGISSLMGSINYITTIINMRAPGMSWFRLPLVIWSLFITAILLLLSLPVLTSALGMLLFDRLAGTHFFLPEGGGEPLLWQHLFWFFGHPEVYILILPSMGVASDVLSVFARKPIFGYRAMAFSMIGIAGLSWIVWGHHMFQSGMSPALGTSFMMSTMVIAVPSAIKTFNWLGTLWRGNIRFTTPMLFAIGFVSMFVIGGLSGIYMASTPVDIFIHDTYYIVAHIHYVVFGGSLLGAFAAIYYWFPKMFGRMMNETLGKIHFALTLTFFNGTFFPMHIIGVGGHMRRIYNPTQYDFLKPLQHWNVFMTVSALLLGASQLIFLGNFFWSMFAGARAGKNPWQANTLEWEAPTPPPHGNFPGPIPTVYRGPYEYSSPLVSEDFLPQARRLDPHMTAAAH; encoded by the coding sequence ATGAGCGAAGCGGTCATCCCCCACGCCGAACCCGGGGCGGTCATCGGGCACGAGGTCGGCTTCATCCGGCACTACGTCTTCTCGACCGATCACAAGATGATCGGCAAGCAGTTCCTGACCCTCGGCCTGTTCGGTCTCCTCATGGGCGGCGTGCTCGCCATGCTGGTGCGCTGGGAGCTCGCCTTCCCCGAGACCCCGGTGCCGGGCCTCAGCTGGGTGCCCGAGCCGTTGATGTTCGGCGGCGTGATCCCGCCCGACACCTACAACGCGTTCTTCACGATGCACGCCACCATCATGATCTTCTTCGCGGTCATGCCGATCATGGTGGGCTGCTTCGGCAACTTCCTGATCCCACTCATGATCGGCGCGCGCGACATGGCCTTTCCCGTGCTCAACATGCTGTCGTTCTGGGTGGGCGCCACCTCCGCCGTCATCATGTTCTCGAGCTTCTTCGTGCCCGGCGGCGCGGCGGCCTCGGGCTGGACGTCGTACGCGCCGCTCTCCGCGGTGCCGAGCTACACGGGCGTCATCTGGGGCCAGCACCTGTGGTGCATCAGCCTGATCGTGCTCGGCATCTCCTCGCTCATGGGCTCGATCAACTACATCACGACGATCATCAACATGCGGGCGCCGGGCATGAGCTGGTTCCGGCTGCCGCTCGTCATCTGGTCGCTCTTCATCACCGCCATCCTCCTGCTCCTGTCGCTGCCGGTGCTCACCTCGGCGCTCGGGATGCTGCTCTTCGACCGGTTGGCCGGCACGCACTTCTTCCTGCCGGAGGGTGGCGGCGAGCCGCTCCTCTGGCAGCACCTGTTCTGGTTCTTCGGGCACCCCGAGGTCTACATCCTGATCCTGCCCTCGATGGGCGTCGCCTCCGACGTCCTCTCGGTCTTCGCCCGCAAGCCGATCTTCGGCTACCGCGCGATGGCCTTCTCGATGATCGGGATCGCCGGCCTCTCGTGGATCGTGTGGGGGCACCACATGTTCCAGAGCGGCATGAGCCCGGCACTCGGCACGAGCTTCATGATGTCGACGATGGTGATCGCGGTGCCCTCGGCCATCAAGACGTTCAACTGGCTCGGCACGCTCTGGCGCGGCAACATCCGCTTCACGACGCCGATGCTGTTCGCCATCGGCTTCGTGTCGATGTTCGTGATCGGCGGGCTGTCGGGCATCTACATGGCCTCGACACCGGTCGACATCTTCATCCACGACACCTATTACATCGTCGCCCACATCCACTACGTCGTGTTCGGCGGCAGCCTCCTCGGCGCCTTCGCGGCCATCTACTACTGGTTCCCCAAGATGTTCGGCCGCATGATGAACGAGACGCTCGGCAAGATCCACTTCGCGCTGACGCTCACCTTCTTCAACGGGACGTTCTTCCCGATGCACATCATCGGCGTCGGCGGACACATGCGGCGCATCTACAACCCCACTCAGTACGATTTCCTGAAACCGCTCCAGCACTGGAACGTCTTCATGACGGTGAGCGCCCTCCTCCTCGGCGCGTCTCAGCTGATCTTCCTCGGCAACTTCTTCTGGAGCATGTTCGCGGGCGCTCGCGCGGGGAAGAACCCGTGGCAGGCAAACACGCTCGAGTGGGAGGCGCCCACGCCACCGCCCCACGGCAACTTCCCCGGCCCGATCCCGACGGTGTACCGCGGCCCGTACGAGTACAGCTCGCCGCTCGTCTCCGAGGACTTCCTGCCGCAGGCGCGGCGCCTCGACCCGCACATGACCGCCGCGGCGCACTGA
- a CDS encoding heme A synthase, giving the protein MAPSRGIHRLAAATAAATFVLLFVGGLVTSTGSGLAVPDWPLSFGQVFPPMVGGVLFEHGHRLVAALVGCLTLVLALWIAVGEPRPMVRAAGLLALFAVVLQGVLGGVTVLYKLPLAVSVTHACLAQAFFCLTVALTIVTGRRWASPPAPASVDGPPLALLAGATTAAVFGQLVLGALMRHMGAGLAIPDFPLAFGRVFPPLATPYIAIHFAHRVGALVVALAVAATVTHVLRTQRTELGRPALLAATLVIVQVGLGASVIWTRRAVVPTTAHLAVGAALLATCVALTLHAVRLGVRRSVRTVPIGFRREVPA; this is encoded by the coding sequence ATGGCCCCGTCGCGCGGCATCCACCGTCTGGCCGCCGCCACGGCGGCGGCGACCTTCGTGCTGCTCTTCGTCGGCGGGCTGGTCACGAGCACGGGGTCGGGCCTCGCCGTCCCCGACTGGCCGCTCTCCTTCGGCCAGGTCTTTCCGCCCATGGTGGGCGGCGTCCTCTTCGAGCACGGCCACCGGCTCGTGGCCGCCCTCGTCGGCTGCCTGACGCTCGTCCTGGCGCTGTGGATCGCCGTCGGCGAGCCACGGCCGATGGTCCGGGCCGCCGGGCTCCTGGCGCTCTTCGCCGTCGTCCTGCAGGGCGTCCTCGGCGGTGTCACCGTGCTCTACAAGCTGCCGCTCGCCGTCTCGGTGACCCACGCCTGTCTCGCCCAGGCGTTCTTCTGCCTGACCGTGGCGCTGACGATCGTGACCGGTCGCCGATGGGCCTCCCCGCCCGCACCCGCGTCGGTCGACGGGCCGCCGCTCGCGCTGCTCGCCGGGGCGACGACGGCCGCCGTCTTCGGTCAGCTCGTCCTCGGCGCGCTCATGCGACACATGGGGGCCGGGCTCGCCATTCCCGACTTCCCGCTCGCCTTCGGGCGCGTGTTCCCGCCCCTCGCGACCCCCTACATCGCGATTCACTTCGCGCACCGCGTCGGCGCGCTGGTCGTCGCCCTCGCGGTGGCGGCCACCGTCACCCACGTGCTCCGGACCCAGCGCACCGAGCTCGGGCGGCCCGCCCTCCTCGCGGCGACGCTGGTGATCGTCCAGGTCGGCCTCGGGGCTTCGGTCATCTGGACGCGCCGGGCCGTGGTGCCGACGACCGCCCACCTGGCCGTCGGCGCCGCCCTCCTCGCCACGTGCGTCGCGCTCACGCTCCACGCCGTGCGGCTGGGCGTCCGGCGGAGCGTGCGCACAGTTCCCATCGGCTTCCGCCGCGAGGTGCCCGCATGA
- the cyoE gene encoding protoheme IX farnesyltransferase — translation MIPAAGTWPVTVLSRRIGDYLALAKPRVVLMVLVTTLVGYYLGSAGTPRLGPLLQTLVGTALAAAGTLALNQLVERDVDARMARTRHRPLPDGRLQPGEALVFGAALLAAGLTHLALLVGPLPAAVTAAIAVVYLLLYTPLKRVTPLCSLVGAVPGALPPVAGWAAARGALGLEPWVLFAIMFFWQIPHSLAIARLYREDYARAGIRLLPVIDRDGPSTGTHVVAHCLALVPVGLLPTLIGLAGPAYFLVALAAGLAFLWSGIMLARGRSAADARRLMVASLVYLPVLLGVMALDKLPF, via the coding sequence ATGATCCCCGCCGCCGGGACGTGGCCGGTCACCGTGCTCTCGCGCCGGATCGGCGACTACCTGGCGCTCGCCAAGCCACGCGTCGTCCTGATGGTGCTGGTGACGACGCTCGTCGGCTACTACCTGGGCTCGGCGGGCACGCCACGGCTCGGTCCGCTCCTCCAGACGCTGGTCGGGACCGCGCTCGCGGCCGCCGGGACGCTGGCGCTGAACCAGCTCGTGGAGCGCGACGTCGACGCACGCATGGCGCGCACGCGCCACCGCCCACTGCCGGACGGGCGGCTCCAGCCCGGCGAGGCGCTCGTGTTCGGCGCTGCGCTCCTCGCGGCCGGGCTCACACACCTGGCGCTCCTCGTGGGACCTCTCCCCGCGGCGGTCACGGCGGCGATCGCGGTCGTCTACCTGCTCCTCTACACGCCGCTCAAGCGCGTGACGCCGCTCTGCTCGCTGGTGGGCGCCGTGCCCGGCGCGCTGCCGCCGGTGGCGGGCTGGGCGGCGGCGCGTGGTGCGCTCGGGCTCGAGCCATGGGTGCTCTTCGCGATCATGTTCTTCTGGCAGATCCCGCACTCGCTCGCGATCGCCCGCCTGTACCGCGAGGACTACGCGCGCGCGGGCATCCGGCTGCTGCCCGTGATCGACCGCGACGGGCCGAGCACCGGGACCCACGTGGTCGCTCACTGCCTCGCGCTCGTGCCGGTCGGGCTGCTGCCGACGCTGATCGGTCTCGCCGGACCGGCGTATTTCCTCGTCGCGCTGGCGGCCGGGCTCGCGTTCCTGTGGAGTGGCATCATGCTCGCCCGCGGCCGCTCGGCCGCCGACGCACGTCGCTTGATGGTCGCCTCGCTGGTCTACCTCCCCGTGCTGCTCGGTGTGATGGCGCTGGACAAGCTCCCGTTCTAG
- a CDS encoding ABC transporter ATP-binding protein, with product MARARPSRDAPGAAAGAAALTAPAAGVPAIEVPAAGTPAVEVIDLRRRFGTRQALAGVSFTVARGELFGLLGPNGGGKSTLFRILATLLPADGGVARILGDDVRGAPDAVRRRLGVVFQHASVDGRLTVEENLRHHGRLYGLRGPELTRRIDALLHRLGIAERRRDLVDRLSGGLRRRVELAKGLLPRPAVLLLDEPSTGLDPAARRDFLAELRALRDADGVTVVLTTHHLEEAERCERVAILDRGRVVALGAPDALKASVGGDVLVVETPAAEMLRDGVQARFGIVGTLVDGTLRLEHARAHELVRDLVETFPDAVRAITYGRPTLEDVFVHATGRRFVAGAEA from the coding sequence ATGGCTCGCGCTCGACCATCTCGTGACGCGCCTGGAGCGGCGGCCGGCGCCGCCGCGCTGACGGCGCCGGCCGCAGGCGTCCCGGCGATCGAAGTTCCCGCCGCCGGCACGCCGGCGGTCGAGGTCATCGACCTGCGCCGTCGCTTCGGCACGCGCCAGGCGCTCGCCGGGGTGTCGTTCACCGTCGCGCGTGGCGAGCTCTTCGGCCTCCTCGGGCCGAACGGCGGCGGCAAGAGCACGCTCTTCCGGATCCTCGCGACCCTCCTGCCCGCGGACGGAGGCGTCGCGCGCATCCTCGGCGACGACGTGCGCGGCGCGCCCGACGCCGTGCGCCGCCGGCTGGGCGTCGTCTTCCAGCATGCGAGCGTCGACGGCAGGCTCACCGTCGAGGAGAACCTCCGCCATCACGGTCGGCTCTACGGCCTGCGCGGTCCCGAGCTCACCCGGCGCATCGACGCCCTCCTGCACCGCCTCGGGATCGCCGAGCGCCGGCGGGATCTCGTCGATCGGCTCTCGGGGGGACTCCGCCGCCGCGTCGAGCTCGCCAAGGGTCTCCTCCCCCGGCCCGCGGTCCTGCTCCTCGACGAGCCGAGCACGGGGCTCGACCCCGCCGCCCGGCGCGACTTCCTGGCGGAGCTGCGCGCGCTGCGCGACGCGGACGGCGTCACCGTCGTGCTGACCACGCACCACCTGGAGGAGGCAGAGCGGTGCGAGCGGGTCGCGATCCTCGACCGCGGCCGCGTGGTGGCCCTCGGCGCACCCGACGCCCTCAAGGCGTCGGTCGGAGGGGACGTCCTGGTCGTCGAGACGCCCGCCGCCGAGATGCTGCGCGACGGGGTGCAGGCACGATTCGGCATCGTGGGCACGCTGGTCGACGGGACGCTGCGCCTCGAGCACGCGCGCGCGCACGAGCTGGTGCGAGACCTCGTCGAGACCTTCCCCGACGCGGTGCGGGCGATCACCTACGGGAGGCCGACGCTCGAGGACGTCTTCGTGCACGCCACGGGACGCCGCTTCGTCGCGGGCGCGGAGGCATGA
- a CDS encoding SCO family protein: protein MSRSSGGRSPTSHSRRPSSACSSCLRCSPTSGPSPVPSPTPRHPPRRSKRITEAPRRLPAARPASCGSRQPSRTSWVALLAGALLAVAAGGCGRASLPVLGTVPPFTLTERGGDAVRAEDLAGHVWIADFVFTRCPDFCPALTGRFARLQHQFAVATDGVRLVSFSVDPTHDTPEVLRGYAARAGAEPGWLFVTGPRDTVAALLREGFHVAYADDGPPSAPITHSDRFVLVDRALHIRGYYHGTDDADVARLVRDAAALRDGRAS, encoded by the coding sequence ATCTCGCGGTCGAGCGGCGGACGCTCACCTACATCGCACTCACGCCGGCCGTCCTCTGCGTGCTCCTCGTGTTTGCGCTGCTCCCCGACCTCGGGGCCATCACCCGTGCCCTCACCCACGCCCCGCCACCCGCCGCGGCGGTCGAAGCGCATCACTGAAGCGCCCCGCCGGCTGCCGGCAGCGCGGCCCGCGAGCTGCGGTTCGCGGCAGCCGAGCCGCACATCCTGGGTCGCGCTCCTGGCCGGCGCGTTGCTCGCCGTCGCGGCCGGGGGATGCGGGCGCGCGAGCTTGCCCGTTCTCGGCACGGTCCCGCCCTTTACCTTGACGGAACGCGGCGGGGACGCTGTCCGCGCCGAGGACTTGGCCGGCCATGTCTGGATAGCGGACTTCGTCTTCACGCGCTGCCCGGACTTCTGCCCCGCGCTCACCGGCCGCTTCGCGCGCCTGCAGCATCAGTTCGCCGTGGCGACCGACGGCGTGCGGCTGGTCTCCTTCAGCGTCGACCCCACGCACGATACGCCCGAGGTGCTGCGGGGCTACGCCGCCCGCGCGGGTGCGGAGCCCGGCTGGCTCTTCGTCACCGGACCGCGTGACACGGTGGCTGCGCTCCTGCGCGAGGGGTTCCACGTGGCCTACGCCGACGACGGCCCCCCGTCGGCGCCGATCACGCACAGCGATCGGTTCGTCCTGGTCGACCGCGCGCTGCACATCCGCGGCTACTACCACGGCACCGACGACGCGGACGTTGCCCGCCTGGTCCGCGACGCGGCGGCCCTCCGCGACGGGCGGGCCTCGTGA
- a CDS encoding multidrug ABC transporter permease, which produces MLAVATLWQREVMRFIRQRSRLVGALVQPVVFWLLLGGGLSASFRPAGAAAGVGYLEYFYPGVLALVLLFTAIFATISTVEDRRTGFLQGVLVAPVARTAIVLGQALGGSTLAVLQGLLFLALAPLAGVRLDVARVVAAAGVMALLAFALVNLGLFIAWRMESTQGFHAIMNLLLIPLWLLSGAFFPATGAPRALRWLMRIDPLTYGMAALRRCLYLGDAAPAAGLPGLGLSLAVLGGFALAMLAGTTALARRTTA; this is translated from the coding sequence ATGCTGGCGGTCGCCACGCTCTGGCAGCGGGAGGTGATGCGCTTCATCCGGCAGCGCAGCCGTCTGGTGGGCGCCCTCGTGCAGCCGGTCGTCTTCTGGCTGCTCCTCGGCGGAGGCCTCTCCGCTTCCTTCCGGCCGGCCGGCGCGGCCGCGGGCGTCGGCTACCTCGAGTACTTCTACCCGGGCGTGCTGGCGCTCGTCCTCCTCTTCACCGCCATCTTCGCGACCATCTCGACCGTCGAGGATCGGCGGACGGGGTTTCTGCAAGGGGTGCTGGTCGCGCCGGTGGCGCGCACGGCGATCGTCCTCGGTCAGGCGCTCGGCGGCTCGACGCTCGCCGTGTTGCAGGGCCTGCTCTTCCTGGCGCTGGCCCCGCTCGCCGGCGTGCGGCTCGACGTGGCCCGCGTGGTCGCCGCCGCCGGTGTGATGGCGCTCCTCGCTTTCGCCCTGGTCAACCTCGGGCTCTTCATCGCCTGGCGCATGGAGTCGACGCAGGGGTTCCATGCCATCATGAACCTGCTGCTCATCCCGCTGTGGCTCCTCTCGGGCGCCTTCTTTCCGGCCACCGGGGCGCCGCGGGCGCTCCGGTGGCTCATGCGCATCGACCCGCTCACCTACGGGATGGCCGCGCTTCGCCGTTGCCTCTACCTGGGCGACGCGGCGCCGGCGGCCGGGCTGCCGGGCCTCGGGCTCTCGCTCGCCGTGCTCGGCGGCTTCGCGCTCGCCATGCTCGCCGGAACCACCGCGCTCGCCCGGCGGACGACCGCGTAA
- a CDS encoding DUF420 domain-containing protein: MPLAALPTVNAVLNATSAVLLFLGYAAIRRRAVRLHRACMLGAFVASTVFLVSYVTYHVQAGTTRFPGEGWVRAVYFSILGTHTLLAACIPPLALTTLGLALRGRFERHARLARWTLPTWLYVSVTGVVIYVLLYHPPFGIYAVVRRASAVVPASMASAKPPSTASESPRPGSPAAGAASPR, translated from the coding sequence ATCCCGCTCGCCGCCCTGCCGACGGTGAACGCGGTCCTGAACGCGACGAGCGCCGTGCTCCTGTTCCTCGGCTACGCCGCGATCCGCCGCCGAGCGGTGCGGCTCCACCGCGCCTGCATGCTGGGGGCCTTCGTCGCCTCGACCGTCTTCCTCGTGTCCTACGTCACCTACCACGTGCAGGCGGGCACGACGCGCTTTCCCGGGGAGGGCTGGGTCCGTGCCGTGTACTTCTCCATCCTCGGGACGCACACGCTCCTCGCGGCTTGCATCCCACCGCTGGCGCTGACGACGCTCGGCCTCGCCCTCCGCGGCCGTTTCGAGCGCCATGCCCGTCTGGCGCGCTGGACGCTCCCCACCTGGCTCTACGTGTCGGTGACGGGCGTCGTGATCTACGTGCTGCTGTACCACCCGCCCTTCGGGATTTACGCGGTCGTCCGCCGGGCGAGCGCGGTGGTTCCGGCGAGCATGGCGAGCGCGAAGCCGCCGAGCACGGCGAGCGAGAGCCCGAGGCCCGGCAGCCCGGCCGCCGGCGCCGCGTCGCCCAGGTAG
- the coxB gene encoding cytochrome c oxidase subunit II: MLSWWLPESVSTYGPDIDRLFYAIYYVTNAVFLAVQGTLIAFLFLYRHREGRRATYTHGNTTLEIVWTVIPAIILVVLAFVSRETWANIKGRVPPGDVVLQVTAKQFNWEVAYPGPDGKLGTDDDFTQDNDVHVPVNKTVRIILKSKDVIHSFFVPSLRYKQDAVPGHEIPIWFKATKPGKYEVPCAELCGFGHSGMRGWLYVHTPEEYAAWAREHHASPAAPTPGS; encoded by the coding sequence ATGCTGAGCTGGTGGCTTCCGGAAAGCGTCTCGACGTACGGGCCGGACATCGATCGCCTCTTCTACGCCATCTACTACGTCACCAACGCCGTGTTCCTTGCCGTCCAGGGGACGCTCATCGCCTTCCTCTTCCTCTACCGGCACCGCGAGGGCCGGCGCGCCACCTACACGCACGGCAACACCACCCTCGAGATCGTCTGGACGGTCATCCCGGCGATCATCCTGGTCGTGCTCGCGTTCGTCAGTCGGGAGACCTGGGCCAACATCAAGGGCCGCGTGCCACCGGGCGACGTGGTCCTGCAGGTGACGGCCAAGCAGTTCAACTGGGAGGTCGCCTACCCGGGGCCCGACGGGAAGCTCGGCACCGACGACGACTTCACGCAGGACAACGACGTGCACGTTCCCGTCAACAAGACCGTGCGCATCATCCTCAAGTCGAAGGACGTGATCCACAGCTTCTTCGTGCCGAGCCTGCGCTACAAGCAGGACGCCGTGCCGGGCCACGAGATCCCGATCTGGTTCAAGGCGACGAAGCCGGGCAAGTACGAGGTGCCGTGTGCCGAGCTGTGCGGCTTCGGCCACTCGGGCATGCGCGGCTGGCTCTACGTCCACACGCCCGAGGAGTACGCGGCGTGGGCGCGGGAGCACCATGCGAGTCCGGCGGCGCCCACGCCCGGCTCGTAG
- a CDS encoding DUF983 domain-containing protein has product MSRLWRVLGRAVRLRCPRCGRSALFAGWFTMLERCAVCGLVYEREPGYFVGAIYLNYAATVTVAFGTVLLLDWTVGLTLREQLALGITLVTLVPLLFFRYSRSLWLALDHLVTRLERRPAPPR; this is encoded by the coding sequence GTGAGCCGCCTCTGGCGCGTCCTCGGGCGTGCGGTGCGGCTTCGCTGCCCGCGCTGCGGCCGCTCGGCGCTGTTCGCAGGCTGGTTCACGATGCTCGAGCGGTGCGCGGTGTGCGGGCTCGTCTACGAGCGCGAGCCGGGCTACTTCGTGGGTGCGATCTACCTGAACTACGCCGCCACGGTGACGGTCGCCTTCGGCACGGTCCTCCTGCTCGACTGGACGGTCGGGTTGACGCTCCGCGAGCAGCTCGCGCTGGGGATCACGCTGGTCACGCTGGTCCCACTCCTCTTCTTCCGCTATTCCCGGAGCCTATGGCTCGCGCTCGACCATCTCGTGACGCGCCTGGAGCGGCGGCCGGCGCCGCCGCGCTGA
- a CDS encoding heme-copper oxidase subunit III, whose translation MRRWRCARSTGISCADCGRCYFLSSTSIDDRHEAHAVHVRPRRRLAGRAILRPVLRHVRQLVRTRRSGPARVQLEHPLPHGGALHALRGRRRMALLRPSASRRAPARRRRRARLGPPQGARRGDGRSTDVSHAAVAHEHVLEPTETPLTPESWGKLGMWIFLCADAMSFGGLLAGYGALRYGDPTWPRPSSILGIQLTALMTFLLICSSVTMVEALASIRQGDQRGLRKFLMLTILGGIMFLSLQAYEWNKLIFHEGQSISRNNFGATFFILTGFHGCHVFSGVVYLSAVLARALAGAYSVHQNNGVEIAALYWHFVDLIWILVFTFVYLL comes from the coding sequence ATGCGGCGCTGGAGATGTGCGCGCTCTACTGGTATTTCGTGTGCGGACTGTGGGCGGTGCTATTTCCTCTCGTCTACCTCTATTGATGATCGACATGAAGCGCACGCCGTTCATGTTCGCCCTCGTCGCCGCCTGGCCGGCCGCGCGATCCTTCGCCCAGTCCTGCGCCATGTGCGGCAGCTCGTTCGGACCCGACGATCCGGTCCAGCGCGCGTTCAGCTGGAGCATCCTCTTCCTCATGGCGGCGCCCTACACGCTCTTCGGGGCCGTCGCCGGATGGCTCTTCTACGTCCATCGGCGAGCCGCCGGGCGCCGGCGCGCCGCCGTCGTCGAGCTCGCCTGGGGCCGCCGCAAGGCGCCCGCCGGGGAGACGGGAGGTCAACTGACGTGAGTCACGCCGCGGTCGCGCACGAGCACGTCCTCGAGCCCACCGAGACCCCGCTCACCCCCGAGAGCTGGGGCAAGCTCGGCATGTGGATCTTTCTCTGCGCCGACGCGATGTCGTTCGGCGGCCTGCTCGCCGGCTACGGGGCGCTGCGCTACGGCGACCCCACCTGGCCGCGGCCCTCGAGCATCCTCGGCATCCAGCTGACGGCCCTGATGACGTTTCTCCTCATCTGCAGCAGCGTGACGATGGTCGAGGCCCTGGCCTCGATCCGCCAGGGCGACCAGCGGGGCCTCCGGAAGTTCCTGATGCTCACCATCCTGGGCGGCATCATGTTCCTCAGCCTCCAGGCGTACGAGTGGAACAAGCTCATCTTCCACGAGGGCCAGTCGATCAGCCGCAACAACTTCGGCGCCACCTTCTTCATCCTGACCGGCTTTCACGGCTGCCACGTGTTCTCCGGCGTCGTCTACCTGAGCGCCGTTCTCGCCCGCGCCCTCGCCGGCGCCTACTCGGTGCACCAGAACAACGGCGTCGAGATCGCGGCGCTATACTGGCACTTCGTCGACCTCATCTGGATTCTGGTGTTCACCTTCGTCTACCTGCTGTAG